The DNA region GATAATGGACTTGCATGTGCTTTTGACTCTCTTGCGATTCTCGAACATgtttaacatgctctgataaaagtgggtcatatttgctgaggagctcaactatgcctagaaagtttccatttgcacgatcaccaatacgttgactggaaccaaagaaaggCAATCCCTGcgcagaaagaaaaaggatgacattcaggatgcgctcaagaagttttttccagttattagtttCTGTAGAGAATTCAGTCAAGATTAAATGCTCAACGaaggaatactaattaagaacacaaaatcAAACAGTCAGACAAgttattatccttatcactgaatcaaaactcaagcacgCAAAGTATaatataacaggctgagctgaagacaaagaGATGGCATATATATCATaaacacagatacagacagagggataatgtccaaaaatttcaaacgtGTCTTCACGAAACTCAGTCTACAAGATTGCtctcacaaattttcaccttgaatctgggcctatagactatggaagcctatgatgatggctcaaccaaccaaccagtcacctcttttagctaccataggaagataataatgaggaattctcacacacaaataattccttagtcaatTAGACATAAAACTATAAAAACACTAAAATGTAACAGTTCTCTACCTTTCAAAATGCACTTGATCCAGTACCAGCcactagtagtggtttgtttctagaatcagctgatctgagaggacacgttcatcacagtctaatcttgtgccatcagaaccgatatatttttattaatacttATGACATTTTTAACtactttaatatgacaaaatctatatcagttaacaaaaaaaagtatgtcttttaccaaatcacacctcttatttgcttaaatttgcagctctaagctgagagagtgtgtcacattttggccCAATAGGGATGCACATAAAGACAAGttgtgaaacttatcaaatgccaaaaaattaacgtgtctaaatttgaggctccctttgagcttgaggcccaggccaaatggcacTCCTGGCTCCCCTCTGATTGGCCAGGTGCGGATCCTGAAAACCACGGCCGTAAACTACTGTAAACTATTATTCTTGTCTATTATGGGTTAACTACTATTATTGTCATTAAACTCACTTTATAGGTAACAGCTTATATTTATGAACTAACAGAATTTTGAATTAGAAATCTAATGACCTAGAACAAACCCCGACTGATACACGGTCACTCTGCAGTTTCACAGTTTTCAGCCTCTGTCAGCCCAGAGTTTGGAGTATGTTTAGTTGTAACTTGAGGAATCCTCTTCTGAATTCTTTGTTTACTGTCTTGAGCTCCAGCTTAAATAAGGCCGCGTATTCCTGGGTGTGATGtcttggggtatgtcttcactacccgccaattCGGTGGGTAGTAattgatttatcggggatcgctatatcgcgtctcgttaagacgtgatatatcgatcacCGAACGCGCTtcccatcgactctggaactccaccggagtgagcgacagtagcgcagtcgatgggggagccgcggtcgtcgatcccgcgccatgtggacccccaggtaattcgatctaagatacttcgacttcagctacgttattcgcgtagctgaagttgcgtatcttagatcgatttctcccCCCAGTGTATACCAGCCCTTGGTTTCTTGACTGAACAACTATCCCTCTGCTTCTCTCTGGTTTACAGTCCCTTTGCACTCTGACAATTTCTCCATTCCTGTCAGTCCTCTTGTATGCCTGAGGGTGCTGTCCAGAGATGTTGTTTTACAGTCCTTATGACTTCCTTATTTTCACTACAGCTCACACCCCACTTATTTCTTAAATCAGTTTCTCGTTAATTATAGTTTATCTTTTATTACAGCTTATGTCCTtcacatttcactcttgtgaatgATTGCTTTGTAGCTTCATGATCctgggattttgtgtgtgtgcgcacatgcacACAACCCTACAGAGGGCCCGAAAAATCCTTTCCCTAGAAAAGGGCAACATATTCCCCTTCAGATTCTAAGCTTTCATTTCAATTAATGaattaatttccactttttgtggcTGTCATTAAAAATCTTCCCAATGTGAACTGAATGTATCCAATGCACGGGTCTTTGCCTGAGTCTTCGGTTTTTTGGGTCATAGTTTCATTCTTtttgttccccctcctccaccccctgtctCTGTCAATGTGGTTCTGAGCAGAGTTGGGTACATACCAGATCTTTTTCCCTGgctggatatttaaaaaaaaaaatggcctgaACCGAAAATTGTTTTATATAAcattttcagcaaatcataaaGTTGACTTTTTCTTGGTCAaacgaaatgtttcattttcacaaaatcaaaatgttttgtttcaattttaaccatttccttaaaatatatatataattatataaaaagaaggaatatttcaaacaaaaagtaatttgaaCTTTAAAatcctggaaaaaaattaaaacaagaaaatgttttgatttttcatttatttccttttgtaacAAAACAAATGGGGGGTATTGTCAGGCGTTCATGAAAAGTTTGAGTATCAACAAAGCTGCATtttccctggggaaaaaaattttGTGCTCAAAATGTCACCTAGTACTGAGTCCTACCTCCTGCTGCTTTGGATCTCCATCTCCGAGGCCATAGATAACGCACTATCCAAACCAGGTCAGATGTGGGAACATCCCTTTATGAGATTGTGGGGCCAAATGGAAAGGTGTGAGAAAAATCCTCTCTCTAGTGATGACAAGATATTGTTCAGTGTCAAATGGGCCTATAGACTATgcggggagggataactcagtggtttgagcattgccctgctaaacccagggttgtgagctcaatccttgagggggtcatttagggatctggggcaaaaaagtagttgcggattggtcctgctttgagcagggggttggactagatgatctcctgaggtccctttcaaccctgatattctatgacttagAATTTACAAAGAAATTCTCCTTCCTGCACAACTCAGCACTCCATGAAAGGATCATTGGCTCTATCCATGTCCTTGACCAGCCCTTTCCCTATATTTTTACAGCGAAAGACACAAACCGAGAGAAAGAAGATTGTGTCTGAATTTCAGCAACTGCGGCGGTTCCTGGAGAAACAAGAGCGACTCctgctggcccagctggagaagcTGGACAAGGAAGTAGTGAAGatacaaaaagaaaatatcacCAAACTCTCAGAGGAGATTTCCCATCTCAATGAGCTGATCAGTGAGATGGAGGGGAAGTATCAGAAGCCAGCAAATGAATTCCTGCAGGTGAGAATGAGTTAGAAATACTCCAGATCCCACCATAGGGACAGGACTGCTCCTAAAACATGGGCATGGGAGTGCATCAGTCAGAGACCACAGTGTAACTCAGTGTGTATATTCCTGAAATGTGAATGACTATTGTTCTTTGCAGACTCACGGACACATTgatattagagatggaaaagccccGTTAGCTCAGGGAATCCATGgccctggggccagagcagggccTCTTTTCCCCATACTTGCTAAATCCCTTCTTTGGAATTAAAGTGTGTGTCAGGTGCCACTGAAATTCTTTCTCTCTATTTCTCTCCTCTAGGATGTCAGAAGCACCCTCAGTAGGTATGtggctctctctccctcccactcccacttcACAAAGCTGGGAAAGAGTTTGGAGATGCTGTTAGCACCGCATCCCCCCAGGGCGCTACAGTAAAATGTGTGGgaaaggtcacattttgcataCAAATCTTTCTGATCAACTTCATCCTGAGGTTCTCACCCTGGTACAGAAGACTCTGGAATTTCCCATTCAGTGGGAAAGACTCACCTCAAGTATTTCCTAGAGATGTCAAAATACTGGGGGACTGGCTGTCTCAGGTTTGCGGGCGTGGAATACGGGCCTGTCACTGCTGGGGCACTGGGTACCATTCAGACCTGGGCAGCAGTGGTCAAGAGTCTTTCCCACCTGAGGACTGTTTGGAGACCTGTGTGGAAtgaactggggagggggaagttggTGCTTCAGTCTGGTTCCTAGTGGACAGATTTCTACAGCACTTAAAATGGGAACCTCCTGTCCTCAGAGCATGGAAGCCATGGAGTGTATTGGCCATGGAGACTCAAACCCTCTTTTATCCCGAGAGCTAGTCTCTCCTTGCCAGAGTTGAAGAATATTAATGGGACCTTAAGTGGGAATGTTGCACGGCCATGGGCTGTGTCGCACCTGCTCTGAGGCTGAGAAAAGTAGAGGAATTCTAACTCCAGGCCCATTAGAGCAGCAGCTCACTAACAAGAACTTAGTGATTCATAAGTGAAATATAATCACATGAAATTGTTTTTGTCCAGCCGCAAGAAGGGGAAGTTCCAGGAGCCAGAGGAGATTTCTCCTGAACTGGAAGTGAGACTCAGTGATTTCTCCCAGAAAACTGTTGCTCTAATGGAGACTCTGAGGAAGTTCAAAGGTACCTAGAAGGGATGTAATATGGAAAATTGGGCTAAGTCTCTGAGACTATGGGAGGAGAATGACTCTAGCAGAAAGATTCATATTTAGATGATGGATCTATTTAATTGTTGGGTCTGAATGCCACACACTTGGGGTCCAAGTCACTCAGGTTAATTAATTCAAAGCTTTGTTTATACAACAAGCGTGCCTTGCAATTACAATTGATATTAAAGTAAGAAATGACAGCTATACTGAAAGAAGTACTGTCCTGTAACCTTCTCCTGGGGCGTAGGTGGGTCACAGGGATTTTTCCTATGAAGCTCTGACTACCCCTTACACTGTCTGACATAAAATGCACATCCAGATTATATATTTATTAGTTCTTCTCCAATCACCTTTGAGTGTTATGAATATTAAGTATCTTATATAACTCATAAAATACACATACATGAACTTTTTAATTGGCAGGGCTTTTGCTATCCAAGCTATTTTCATATTATTGTTCTCTTTTCTGATTGGTCTCTTACCACTGATTATGCATAGCTCACTATGACCCTTGTCTCCGCATAGGGGTTTTAGGACTTTGCTAACTGCTCCTTGGCACAACATTCTGGGTGTCTGTTGTCCTTAAGCACATTGTGTGGTCTAAACATCTCTTTGTCCCACATGGTGACTTAGAAACACATCACTTAATAACAAGGTCTTTTAAGGCAACATTTCCCATATGTCAAGCAAACTGCTCACCAGGCCAAAGCCAGGTCAGTCATACAAAGGCACAATCTCCGTCTGTCCAAACTGCTGCATAAGAAATGACCCTTGTACCAATTCTCAATACTGAACGTAATAACCAGTGGAAAGCAGACAAATGGAGCAGATGTAGCAGGGACCAGACATCAGGATGTCTCCCATTAATTCAGGACTTACCAAACGTCACAACATTAAGGCCCATATTTACGAAAAATGGCCTAATTTGGGACACCTGAGTTTCTCTCTCCCAACGAGAGAGCTGCaggccaggtgctccagagctgTGCAGCCTCCACAGGTGGAGtcagggggagctgcaggtgcctAGCCCCGCTGAGAACCAGGTACCTAAAGGTCAGGACTATAAATTAAAGGCCATTTGTTAGAGCTGAACCCAGCCCATCACTGGGCTCTGGTCCCATACGGCAGCTAGTCTGGTCCAAATGGGCTGCAAGGAAGGAGAAAGCCAAGTCAGTCAGTATAAATGCAAATCTCCATCTGTCCAAACTTCTGCATAAGAAATGACCCTTGTACCAATTCTCAATACTTAACCTAACAACTAGTGGAAAACAGATACTCTGAGCAGATGTAGCAGAGCCCCAGGCATCAGGATGTCTCCCATTAATTCATGACTTACCAAAGGTCACAACATTAAAGCCCCAATTTAGTAAAAATGGCCTAATTTAACTGCAGGGCAGGTGCTCCAGAGCTGTGTAGCCTCCAGAACTGCAGGTGCCCAACCCCTGCGAGAACCAGGCCCCAGGTGTCTAAAGATCAGGACTGTAAATTAAAGGCCGCTTGTTAAATCTGGACCCAGCCCATCACTGGGCTCTGGTCCCGTAGGGCAGCTAGTCTGGGCACATGggctggagggaaggagaaagcCCCTCCCCCATGGTGAGGGATCCCTCCAGCACAGGGGCCTCTTGTgcttcctcccctgcagctgcaggcACAAGGCGTGTTCCTGagagggctgggaatggggggggggggggggtgagggcgggtggaagagggagggggggtgggcgggggacaGAGGGACGTGGGCAGGGTAAAGCTGGGCCTATAACACTCTGCACACTGGGCAAGACACACGGGGCCATTGTCATAGGGCTGTAACTCTGGCTGCTTCAGAACTTCCTCAGCCTGTGCCAAGGTCTGCACCGGCCCCTGCAGCCACTGAACAGCGGAGTCACAAatggcccctcccctctctcctttcGCCGGTACAGGGGGGAATCTGGCCCATGGAGCCAACCTTCCCCCTGCCTCAATTCCCACATggataaaatgattttattattattcctatttcTGCCTATGGAGGATGAGGGCCCCATCGTGCTGCTCTGCTGAGTAAACAGACCCAACAGCTCACAATTAGAGCCGGGATTTTGCAAACTCTCAATATCCTGTTAGCGTCTAAGAGACTAAAGTGGGAAAAGTTATTTTTACTCTAAAGTCTTTGCGTGATCTGGGTCTAGGTTACAACAAAATGCAGTAAATGAATGAGAGAAACCAACTGGAGtctgaagggtgggaggggatgatGAGGGAAAATTAAATCTTTCTTCGAGATTGTATGTTCTGGGATGGTTGTGAGGCTTCCATTTCTTTGAGATGTCTgaatgagagaggaaagagaaagttTCAGATTAGTTTTTACTAAATAGCTGAGtgtttctctgtgcctcttgGTCTGTTTCTCTTTCATGATGAAAACCCAGCTCTAGGAGTTCAGTGTGGGAATGCTGCTAAAAATATGAAAGCCTGAAATCTcggctttttttcccttttcctctctaGACACTCTGCCGtctgcactggaaaaaaaaagaggggaatcCGTAGGAGCACACAGACAGGGTGAGATTCCAGAGAAAACATCTTCATGAGATTGTAGCTAAAGTTACCAACCAAACCGACAGCAACCATGacacacacaacaacaaaaatgattagggggctggagcacatgacttatgaggagaggctgagggaactgggattgtttagtctgcagaagagaagaatgaggggggatttgatagctgctttcaactacctgaaagggggttccaaagaggatggatttagactgttttcagtggtagcagatgacagaacaaggagtaatggtctcaagttgcagtgggagaggtttaggttggatattaggaaaaacttattcactagaagggtggtgaggcactggagtgggttacctagggaggtggtggaatctccttccttagaggtttttaaggttaggcttgacaaagccctggctggaatgatttagttgggaattggtcctgctttgagcagggggttgaactagatgacctcctgaggtcccttccaaccctgatattctgtcaTTCTAACcctaaaaataaacacattgaACAGTGAGGCAATCCCAAGCTGAAGTCACACAAACAATCCTGACACCAACATTGGTGCTGAGttcgtgtccatgctgatgaagaAAAACCTCTCCTTGAGCAGCATCCAAACACCCTGCCGTTTTCATAGACATTGACAGGACTTTTAGTATTATATTGAGAGGAATTAGAAGAGCGCTATCTCGTCTGAGGACTGACACATCCCTCTTTGTTATCCTGGCTGAGGGGGTTTCCCCATAGGCgttgactctgtgggtgctcggGGGGCCTTTCCCCTAGCATCTCCCACCCATCTGTGGctctgccaatcagctcctccccctccctcccagtgcctattGCCtactgtggtgtgcaggaggcttgggggaggggatggaggtagGGCGGGGTGCGCTTGGGGGTAGGGCGCAGAATGGGATGAGAcggggcggagcgggggtgggaagaggcggggcaggggcgggaagaggtggggtgcagtgaagcctcgggggaaggggtggagtcgggtCGGGGTCTTGGGCGGAGCGAGGGGTCAAGCACTCCCCTGGAAAATTACAAAGTCAGGGCCTCTGGTCTCCCCCATCACTGTTCTCCAACATCCTACCTTTCctttgggcagggctgggctctcccattggagcttttctCTCTATCATGGATTGGGGAGATGCTCTCTgatgctgccccctcccttctctctgggctggggctacCTCACCCAATGCCACCTCCTACTCTCTGGACTTAAGTGGCTCTTCCCCAGCGCTGCATCTTCCTCTCTATTCTCTGGCCTGGGCGTGGAGGCTGCATTAGGGGAGGTCCCCTCTGCAGTTTAAAGCTGGTACTTCCCTCTTCTGTTCCCTCCTCACTAAAAGCTTCTGACACCTTCCTGGCTGTGTCTCTGATGATGGGAAtggagcagccccagcagggggagctgggagctgaagcCTCTGCAAACAAATGAGAAACCAGTTAAGTGGCTCCTTTTAAACAGTGAGGAACTGCATTGACCTCTCTGCTCAGTCTCAGGTGCCCAGGACAGAGGCAGCTCCCTGGGATCCAGGGCTGAtcagggctgctggggagtgtgagaaatggtcccagcctcccccagggcCGAGCTCTGCCCCTAACGCTCTTGATTCTCTCTCCCCAGCgaatgtgactctggatccagacacggctcAGCCCCACCTCGTCCTGTCTGAGGATCGGAAACGTGTGAGATGGGGAGACACGCGGCAGCAACTGCCCAACAACCCTGAGAGATTTGACTATTTGCCCtatgtgctgggctgtgagggattcACCTCGGGGAGACATTGCTGGGAAGTGGATGTGGGGAGTGGGCCATattgggctgtgggggtggccagagagtctgtggAGAGGAAGGGAGTGATCAACCGTAGCTCTAAGGCGGGGATCTGGGCCCTGGAGTGGTACTGCGGTCAGTTCCGGGCTCTCACTTTCCCtgtgacccccctgccccagggctggttCCCCAGCAGGATCCGGGTTTGTCTGGACTGTGACCGGGGGCAGGTGACATTTATCGATGCTGGTGACGAGGCCCCGATCTTCACTTTCCCGCTGGGCTCCGTCTCTGGGGAGAGAATCCgaccctggctctgggtggggtcAAGATTCTGGCTCAGCCTGTGTCCCTGAGAtacgggtggggggtgggggaatatcCCACTGGGACCCTGAAATCAGCCTCTCTAGCCTCACACGCCCTAGTCTCTATGACCTCTCCTTGTGGACTTTCTATCACACCATCTCTCTGACCCTGGAGGTTGCTTCCGGTCTCAACTCTGTGCAGCCCCTGGACTGTCAAACCATAGAGAGCATTGAGTGAGTCAGATAGAGAAGCCAATCTCATCACTGCCCCAGGGATTGTGCAGCCTGTTTGCCACTGTCCTCTATGATACAGGAGGACTCTGGGGATCCTGGGTCAGACAGTGTGACTGAGGCATAGGGAGGAAAAGCCCACTGGGAATGAAACTTGGGATGAAAAAATGGGATTCTCTAGCCACAGTCATCCTAATTTCTATGACTTGGGGGATTCCCATCTACCCAGCATTCTGGCTCATCTCTATGCCTCTTGTGCACCCCTGTCTATCcaacccccacctctcccccataCCTCATCTCTGTGGCCCCaggaagcccccccccccttcatagaatcatagaagattagggttggaagagacctcaggaggtcatctagtccaatcccctgctcaaagcaggactaacaccaactaaatcatcccaaccagggctttgtcaagccaggctttaaaaacgtctaaggatggagattccaccacctcccttggtaacccatttccatgcttcaccaccctcctagtgaaatagtgtttcctaatatccaacctagacctcccccactgcaacttgagaccattattccttgttctgtcatctgccaccactgagaatagccaagctccatcctctttggaacccccctcaggtaattgaaggctgctgtcaaatctcccctcactcttcacttctgcagactaaataaccccagttccctcagcctctcctgataagtcatgtgccccagccccctgatcattttcgttgccctctctcctatttgttcacatcctttctgtagtggagggcccaaaactgggcgcaatactccagatgtggcctcactagtgtcgaatagagaggaataatcacttccctccatctgctggcaatgctcctactaatgcagtccaatatgccattagccttcttggcaacaagggcacactgctgactcatatttagcttctcacccactgtaatccccaggtccttttctgcagaactgctgcttagccagtcggtccccagcctgtagcggtgcatgggattcttatgtcctaagtgcatgactctgcacttgtccttgttgaacctcatcagatttcttttggcccaatcctccaatttgtctaggtcactctggaccctatccctaccctccagcatatctacctctccccccagcttagtgtcatccacgaacttgctgagggtgcaatctatcccatcgtccaggtcattaataaagatgttgaacaaaactggccccaggaccaacccctggggcactctgcttgataccggctgccaattagacatcgagccgttgatcactacccgttgagcccgacaatctagccagctttctatctaccttatagtccattcatccaatccatacttttttaacttgctggcaagaatactgtgggagaccgaatcaaaagctttgctaaagtaaagatatatcatgtccacagagccagttatctcatcatagaaggcaatcaggttggtcaggcatgacttgcccttggtgaatccatgttgactgttcctgatcaccttcctctcctccaagtgcttcaaaatggattccttgagtacctgctccatggttttgccggggactgaagtgaggctgaccggtctttagttctatttcttcctttttttaaaatatgggcactatatttgcctttttccaatcgtccgggacctcccccgatctccacgaattttcaaagataatggccaatggttctgcaatcacatcagccaactccctcagcactcttggatgcattagatctggacccatggacttgtgcatgtccagcttttctaaatagtccttaacctggtTTTTCACCTCTGATGGCTGttcacttcctccccatactgtgttgcccaggacagcagtgtgggagctgaccttgtctgttaagacggaggcaaaaaaagcattgagtacttcagctttttccacatcgttggtcactaggttgcctcccccattcattaagagtcccacactttccctgaccatcttcttgttgctaacatatttgtagaaacccttcttgttacgcTTCACATCCCTTCCTAGatgcaactccaattgtgtttTGCCCtttctgattacacccctgcatgctcgagcaatatttttatactcctccatagtcatctgaccaagttcccacttcttgtaagcttcctttttctgtttaagctcaccaaagatttcactgttaagccaagctggtcctCCCTGCAACACCAGGGATGGGAACGGGAGGGGGAAGAACCTCTGGAGCTGCAGAAGGAGCTGAGGGGCACATGTGGGGGCTGCAGGATCGAAACTGAGGGCGGGGTAGGGACCAGAAGTGatgtggggttgggggaagaaTTAACAGCTGGACTGGGGACAGGCAGAtgcaggggtggcagggacaCAGACTAAATTAATTAGGATTTGGGGGTTTGGGGAGAAACTGGAGGCTCCACAGCAGCAGAAAGTCTTGGAGAGGGAGACCCAGAGACGGGGGAGTGTGACCTACAGGCCCCCAGGGAAGGGATGTTGTGGAGAAATGGAGTTGGGAGTGGGGAGATGTCACCTGGATGAAGAAGAGGTGGCTGTGCAGAGAGGAGAGTCAGGTACAGGGCAGGTTTCAccagaagggagagaagaaatgaaatgggaaaaggtgaaaataaagtaaaacaagAGTAAGGAGAGAAGCCTGGAGAAAATGGGGGAAGCTGAAATGAGAAG from Malaclemys terrapin pileata isolate rMalTer1 chromosome 13, rMalTer1.hap1, whole genome shotgun sequence includes:
- the LOC128847238 gene encoding zinc finger protein RFP-like — protein: MAAANPAKTLQDEVTCPICLEYFKDPVSLDCDHSFCRACITQCWGRFASDISCPQCREIFPQRNLRPNRQLRNIVEAARELRLQTVKEPERLCEKHKEPLKLFCKEDEIPICLVCDRSKQHRDHTVIPAEEAVEEFKEQIQDHLQTLREKTEKLLGCKVRGEKRIQEYLRKTQTERKKIVSEFQQLRRFLEKQERLLLAQLEKLDKEVVKIQKENITKLSEEISHLNELISEMEGKYQKPANEFLQDVRSTLSSRKKGKFQEPEEISPELEVRLSDFSQKTVALMETLRKFKDTLPSALEKKRGESVGAHRQANVTLDPDTAQPHLVLSEDRKRVRWGDTRQQLPNNPERFDYLPYVLGCEGFTSGRHCWEVDVGSGPYWAVGVARESVERKGVINRSSKAGIWALEWYCGQFRALTFPVTPLPQGWFPSRIRVCLDCDRGQVTFIDAGDEAPIFTFPLGSVSGERIRPWLWVGSRFWLSLCP